In one window of Maribacter dokdonensis DSW-8 DNA:
- a CDS encoding toxin-antitoxin system YwqK family antitoxin translates to MKLLKPTYAVLICLGLLAFIKPEDKHYKRNFYDDGTIESEGWMRYNTRTDYWTFYHPNGNKSQQGFYSYGKKDKYWFFFDEHRVRTKEGRFKDNSEIGWWLFYDPQGRINHKCQLTKGIKDGYCLKYKDAKLISAEKYSKGEKIKEWTSFRAFTHENSLSDLK, encoded by the coding sequence ATGAAGCTATTAAAACCCACATACGCCGTATTGATCTGTTTAGGATTGTTAGCTTTTATAAAGCCCGAAGACAAACATTATAAGCGTAACTTTTATGATGACGGCACCATAGAAAGTGAAGGATGGATGCGGTATAATACAAGAACAGATTACTGGACTTTTTACCACCCTAACGGAAACAAATCTCAACAAGGATTTTATTCTTACGGTAAAAAAGACAAATATTGGTTTTTCTTTGATGAACACAGAGTTAGAACTAAAGAAGGACGGTTTAAAGATAATAGTGAAATTGGTTGGTGGCTCTTTTACGACCCACAAGGGCGTATTAACCATAAATGTCAATTAACAAAGGGAATAAAGGACGGATATTGTTTAAAATATAAAGATGCAAAACTCATATCTGCCGAAAAATATAGTAAAGGAGAAAAAATTAAAGAATGGACATCTTTTAGGGCCTTTACACATGAAAATAGTTTATCTGATTTAAAATAA
- a CDS encoding alpha-L-rhamnosidase-related protein, which produces MNRFLFIIILLSLHLQGQKEINYPEVIYGKENISASWVSHPDIKGGEDTAVLFRNTFNITDSKEDFIINISADNHYFLYVNGHFITHGPQLSDIQHYKFETLNLKDYLNKGKNVIAVKVINFGKRRFLGMQSIFTSVMVNGVTNNAKIINTTGNNDNWLSTIDQSYKANEVVWRGNGEKAIVGGFYANNPTDIVDMNHYPTNWETLDYDDSRWKKVDFFENASSMGGSIAYLLEPRNLPLLSWDEERVGSIVRSSNPIDTAFPKSGELIVAPNKNITFLIDRQYVTNGFPELIFSKGKSAKITIKYAENLFGENNEKGDRNNIENKQLLGYYDEVISNGNVAQKFIPNWMRTFRFIAFEIATKDQELILEKFVNHRSRTTIPSIAKFTSDNTLYNDIFDICKRTIDICTQDYFLSDAYYETMQYVGDTKIQALIWQALSGNTAHTKNAIRQFDHSRDSDGNIMGAYPLRSTFIYPTYSLVWVDMIADYYKTSGDKAFIHTYKDGITNTLAGFEKNMNELNLVNKTPYRYFVDWYTGPNNGSGTATKNDGLNSAVVSLHYVHALQNAALLFKEIGDDHTYNSYKNRAQEIIASVNKHCYDAKRKLFAERPDKTIYDQHTNIMAILTNAIPLSEQKDLLSKILTEKDLLQATYYYRFYLFEAIKKVGAPELFDLAQKPWEQMINDHMTTTLERFESTEKPTRSEVHPWSASPAYFYFNYLAGIRSVKNDFEEVEIVPAFGELNEIKGLLPTSKGNIEFELEKNKETLSAVITIPSNMIGNLVWGGKNIALNKGKNHYTIQRDK; this is translated from the coding sequence ATGAATCGCTTTCTTTTTATCATAATTCTCCTCTCTTTGCATTTGCAGGGGCAAAAAGAAATTAATTATCCTGAGGTAATTTATGGTAAGGAAAATATAAGCGCCAGCTGGGTTAGCCACCCAGATATTAAAGGAGGAGAGGACACTGCAGTGTTATTTAGAAACACTTTCAATATCACCGATTCTAAAGAAGATTTCATCATTAATATTTCTGCAGACAATCATTACTTTCTATATGTAAATGGGCATTTTATTACCCACGGTCCTCAATTAAGCGACATTCAGCACTATAAATTTGAAACCTTAAACTTAAAAGACTATCTAAACAAGGGCAAAAACGTTATCGCCGTTAAGGTCATCAATTTTGGAAAAAGGAGATTCTTAGGCATGCAGTCCATATTTACTAGTGTTATGGTAAATGGCGTTACCAACAATGCAAAGATTATCAATACCACTGGAAACAATGATAATTGGCTAAGCACTATAGACCAATCGTATAAAGCCAATGAAGTGGTTTGGAGAGGTAATGGAGAAAAGGCGATCGTTGGCGGATTCTATGCAAACAACCCAACCGATATTGTTGATATGAACCACTACCCAACAAATTGGGAAACGTTGGATTATGATGATTCCAGGTGGAAAAAGGTTGATTTTTTTGAGAATGCAAGTAGCATGGGCGGTTCCATTGCCTATTTGTTAGAACCTCGTAATTTGCCTTTGCTTTCGTGGGATGAAGAACGTGTAGGTAGTATTGTAAGGTCAAGTAACCCTATTGACACCGCTTTCCCAAAATCAGGTGAACTTATAGTTGCTCCAAACAAGAATATTACTTTTTTAATCGATCGACAATATGTTACCAACGGTTTTCCTGAACTGATTTTTAGCAAAGGAAAATCAGCCAAAATCACTATTAAATATGCCGAGAATCTTTTTGGTGAAAACAATGAAAAAGGCGATCGAAACAATATTGAAAACAAACAGCTTTTAGGGTATTACGATGAAGTTATTTCTAACGGTAATGTGGCTCAAAAATTTATTCCTAATTGGATGCGCACTTTTCGTTTTATAGCATTTGAAATAGCTACCAAAGACCAAGAACTTATTTTAGAAAAGTTTGTAAATCATAGATCACGAACAACCATACCATCCATCGCAAAGTTTACATCTGACAATACCTTGTACAATGATATTTTTGATATCTGCAAACGCACTATAGATATCTGCACACAAGATTATTTTTTGAGCGATGCCTATTATGAGACCATGCAATATGTTGGCGATACCAAAATACAGGCTTTAATTTGGCAGGCATTGAGCGGTAATACGGCACATACCAAAAATGCCATTCGCCAATTTGATCATTCCAGGGATTCTGATGGCAATATAATGGGCGCCTATCCTCTGCGCTCCACATTTATATACCCTACCTATTCTTTGGTGTGGGTAGATATGATTGCCGATTATTATAAAACCTCTGGTGACAAAGCATTTATACATACTTACAAAGACGGCATCACCAATACTTTAGCTGGTTTTGAAAAGAACATGAATGAGCTTAATTTGGTAAACAAAACACCCTATCGCTATTTCGTTGATTGGTATACAGGACCCAATAATGGCAGTGGTACGGCAACAAAAAATGATGGTCTTAATTCTGCCGTTGTAAGCCTACATTATGTTCATGCACTACAGAACGCCGCACTACTTTTTAAAGAAATAGGAGATGATCATACCTATAACAGCTATAAAAATAGAGCGCAAGAAATTATAGCATCGGTCAACAAACATTGTTACGATGCCAAAAGAAAGCTCTTTGCTGAAAGACCTGACAAGACCATTTATGATCAACATACCAATATCATGGCCATATTGACCAATGCCATACCATTGTCAGAGCAAAAGGATTTATTGTCGAAAATTTTAACCGAAAAAGATTTATTACAGGCTACCTATTACTATCGCTTTTATCTTTTTGAAGCGATAAAAAAAGTAGGTGCACCAGAGCTATTCGACCTTGCACAAAAACCTTGGGAGCAAATGATCAACGATCATATGACCACTACCCTAGAACGTTTTGAAAGTACAGAAAAACCAACACGTTCAGAGGTTCATCCGTGGAGTGCATCACCAGCCTATTTTTATTTTAATTATTTGGCGGGCATCCGGTCCGTAAAAAATGATTTTGAAGAAGTTGAGATCGTTCCTGCTTTTGGTGAGCTAAATGAAATTAAAGGTTTACTCCCCACATCAAAAGGGAATATTGAATTTGAACTAGAAAAAAATAAAGAAACGTTATCCGCTGTAATAACCATTCCAAGCAATATGATCGGAAATCTGGTTTGGGGCGGCAAAAATATTGCACTAAACAAGGGAAAAAACCACTACACCATACAAAGGGACAAATAG
- a CDS encoding 4Fe-4S binding protein has protein sequence MGNLNRSMSLAGEPPKALNTGQKLAVITGMTGMGILILQLFNLNLGNSALWLSIAILAIFAGIIWFSQAAYAHKHKGIKNDGVWFKSMSSRGVLAWMAGIALTGFYIVLYFYPQYLGLVKDGDNTGLIALFDPLSKALSGNPASQWFVYGTLYTVAILAFGAKFIWKYRHNKYEQLRTVSVMFFQTAFAFFIPEIMARLNGDLPYYDLKNMWPLNYYNFERYRINGFIDSGSVGMTMLFFGIISIFVISPFLTYKYGKRWYCSWVCGCGGLAETAGDSFRQLSDKSKFAWKVERWVVHSVVVFVTLMTTAVIYSYLGNDTSKYWLTKTMFISGVAIILTAVFAWVMIYKRDELEKDAKYGAIGYFTIIAVLIGMHFFSGSGNIFIFKAETLRSTYSFLIGSIFSGVIGTGFYPILGNRVWCRFGCPMAAILGFQQRMFSKFRITTNGGQCISCGNCSTYCEMGIDVRAYAQKGANIVRSSCVGCGICSAVCPRGVLKLENGPEKGRIDSKEVLLGNDVDLMDLVNKN, from the coding sequence ATGGGTAATTTAAATAGAAGTATGTCACTTGCGGGAGAACCGCCAAAAGCTTTGAACACTGGCCAAAAATTGGCAGTAATAACAGGTATGACCGGTATGGGCATTCTTATTTTACAATTGTTCAATTTAAATTTAGGCAATAGTGCACTATGGCTTTCAATAGCTATTCTTGCCATTTTTGCCGGAATTATTTGGTTTTCACAAGCTGCATATGCACATAAACATAAAGGGATAAAAAATGATGGGGTTTGGTTTAAATCAATGTCCAGCAGAGGTGTACTAGCCTGGATGGCAGGTATCGCCTTAACAGGATTCTACATTGTTCTTTACTTTTATCCGCAATATTTAGGACTAGTAAAAGATGGTGACAACACTGGTTTAATTGCATTATTTGACCCGTTGAGCAAAGCTTTAAGTGGCAACCCAGCCAGCCAATGGTTTGTTTATGGTACGCTATATACCGTAGCTATTTTGGCTTTTGGAGCTAAATTTATTTGGAAATACCGTCACAATAAATACGAACAGTTAAGAACGGTAAGTGTTATGTTCTTTCAAACGGCATTTGCATTCTTTATCCCAGAAATTATGGCAAGGTTAAACGGTGATTTACCCTATTATGACCTTAAGAATATGTGGCCCTTAAATTATTATAATTTTGAGCGTTACCGTATTAACGGTTTCATAGATTCTGGCAGTGTAGGTATGACTATGTTATTCTTTGGGATCATATCCATATTTGTTATATCTCCTTTCTTAACCTATAAATATGGTAAACGTTGGTACTGCTCTTGGGTTTGTGGTTGTGGTGGCCTGGCCGAAACTGCTGGAGATTCTTTTCGTCAATTAAGTGATAAATCTAAATTCGCCTGGAAAGTTGAGCGCTGGGTAGTACACAGTGTAGTAGTATTCGTAACCTTAATGACTACTGCGGTAATCTACTCTTATTTAGGTAACGACACCAGTAAATACTGGCTAACAAAAACCATGTTTATTTCTGGCGTTGCCATTATTTTAACCGCTGTATTTGCGTGGGTAATGATTTACAAAAGAGACGAACTTGAGAAAGATGCCAAATATGGCGCTATTGGATATTTTACCATAATAGCGGTATTAATAGGCATGCACTTTTTTAGTGGCTCTGGAAACATATTCATTTTTAAAGCAGAAACCCTACGTTCTACCTATAGCTTTTTGATCGGTAGTATTTTCTCCGGGGTAATAGGAACAGGTTTCTACCCCATTTTAGGAAACCGTGTATGGTGTAGATTTGGATGCCCAATGGCCGCAATATTAGGATTTCAGCAACGTATGTTCTCTAAATTTAGAATTACTACCAATGGTGGTCAATGTATCTCTTGCGGTAACTGTTCTACCTACTGTGAAATGGGTATAGATGTACGTGCTTACGCTCAAAAAGGCGCAAACATTGTACGATCTAGTTGTGTTGGCTGTGGTATCTGTTCCGCTGTTTGCCCTAGAGGTGTATTAAAATTAGAGAACGGACCAGAAAAAGGACGTATAGACTCTAAAGAAGTTTTGTTGGGCAATGATGTTGATTTAATGGATCTTGTAAACAAAAACTAG
- a CDS encoding NAD(P)/FAD-dependent oxidoreductase, producing the protein MDHIVIIGNGISGVTLARHIRKLSDKRITIISAESDYFFSRTALMYVYMGHMKFEHTQPYENWFWKKNRIDLMNGFVEKVDTDSKKLLLKGGSTVSYDKLVIASGSKPNKFGWPGQDLKGVQGLYSKQDLEMLEKNAPNNKVCNRAVIVGGGLIGIEMAEMLRSREIPVTFLVREKSFWNGVLPAGESAMINEHIIEHHIDLQLDTNLEKIIADDNGHAKAVVTDKGETIECNVVGLTAGVAPNIDFLKDSGIEIGRGVKVNRFLETNIKDVYAIGDCAEQHEGIGSRRPIEAVWYTGRMMGETLAQTICGNPRKYNPGHWFNSAKFLDVEYQTYGWVFSERGKKETEQHFHWRHPEEKICITVAFDKDTNQFLGINTFGIRMRHEIFDQWLTENKDIDHVMTYLKDANFDPEFYKLHEDAIVAKYNSDYNKNINPKKKSWKRIFSIA; encoded by the coding sequence ATGGATCATATTGTAATTATAGGTAATGGCATTTCTGGGGTCACTTTAGCTAGACATATTCGTAAACTATCGGACAAAAGAATTACTATTATTTCTGCAGAAAGCGATTATTTCTTTTCGCGAACAGCCCTAATGTATGTTTACATGGGCCACATGAAATTTGAACATACCCAACCTTATGAGAACTGGTTCTGGAAAAAGAACAGAATTGATCTTATGAACGGTTTTGTTGAAAAAGTAGACACCGATTCTAAAAAATTACTTTTAAAAGGAGGTTCTACCGTTTCTTATGACAAATTGGTAATTGCAAGCGGCTCAAAACCTAACAAGTTTGGCTGGCCCGGTCAAGATTTAAAAGGTGTACAAGGACTGTATTCCAAACAAGATCTTGAAATGCTAGAAAAAAATGCCCCTAACAACAAGGTGTGTAATAGAGCGGTAATTGTTGGTGGCGGACTTATAGGTATAGAAATGGCAGAAATGTTGCGTTCTAGAGAAATACCGGTCACTTTTTTAGTTCGTGAAAAAAGTTTTTGGAACGGTGTGCTACCCGCAGGAGAATCCGCAATGATCAACGAACACATAATAGAGCACCATATAGATTTACAGTTAGACACTAATCTTGAAAAAATTATTGCCGATGATAACGGTCATGCCAAAGCTGTTGTTACAGATAAAGGTGAAACCATTGAATGTAACGTTGTTGGCCTAACTGCTGGTGTTGCCCCTAATATAGATTTTCTAAAAGATTCTGGCATAGAAATAGGCAGAGGTGTTAAAGTAAATAGATTTTTAGAAACCAACATAAAAGACGTGTACGCCATTGGCGATTGTGCAGAGCAACATGAAGGCATAGGTAGCAGAAGACCTATAGAGGCCGTATGGTATACTGGTAGAATGATGGGCGAAACCCTAGCACAGACTATTTGTGGAAACCCAAGAAAGTATAATCCCGGTCACTGGTTCAACTCTGCTAAATTTTTAGATGTGGAGTACCAAACTTACGGATGGGTGTTTAGTGAACGAGGCAAAAAAGAAACTGAACAGCATTTTCATTGGAGACACCCCGAAGAAAAAATATGTATTACCGTAGCGTTCGACAAAGACACTAATCAATTTTTAGGTATCAACACTTTTGGCATACGCATGAGACATGAGATCTTTGACCAATGGTTAACGGAGAACAAAGATATTGATCATGTAATGACTTACTTAAAAGATGCCAACTTTGATCCGGAATTCTACAAACTACATGAGGACGCAATTGTTGCCAAATACAATAGCGATTACAACAAGAACATTAATCCGAAGAAAAAAAGTTGGAAACGAATTTTCAGCATCGCCTAA